The following coding sequences are from one Bradyrhizobium sp. 200 window:
- a CDS encoding DCC1-like thiol-disulfide oxidoreductase family protein, whose translation MVVDPKSPGGINSPHGLILFDGVCVLCSRGCRFVSKRDRRGYFRFVPIQLAEGRPLAQQLGIDPDHPDSFAFLANGQAYVKSEAVLRIARELPRWQWTWIFQFIPRVIRDAIYDLVARNRYRWFGRRDACILPNSDRSWPS comes from the coding sequence ATCGTCGTTGACCCAAAAAGTCCTGGCGGCATCAACTCGCCGCACGGCCTGATCCTGTTCGACGGCGTATGCGTCCTATGCTCTCGCGGCTGCCGCTTCGTGAGCAAACGTGATCGCCGCGGCTATTTTCGCTTCGTTCCGATCCAGTTGGCCGAGGGACGTCCGCTTGCTCAGCAGCTCGGCATCGATCCTGATCACCCGGATTCCTTTGCCTTCTTGGCGAACGGACAGGCCTATGTAAAATCCGAAGCCGTGCTGCGCATTGCGCGCGAGCTTCCGCGCTGGCAGTGGACATGGATCTTCCAATTCATCCCACGTGTGATCCGCGACGCGATCTATGACTTGGTCGCGCGCAACCGCTATCGCTGGTTTGGCCGTCGTGACGCTTGCATCCTGCCGAATTCGGATCGTTCGTGGCCATCATGA
- a CDS encoding FAD-binding oxidoreductase, translated as MSGARLKHYGWGREDEGMTAEERAFVLGRYHAKFACDAFETKAVPRLEDLALRAPRVALTTSLAAFCTSERYDRVAHTYGKSYPDYVRAMLGDYDSAPDVIAYPRNEAEISAVMDWAGGVSASLTPFGGGSSVCGGVEPRVDGLRYKAAVTLDLRNLGKVVEVDQISRAALIEGGAYGPSLENQLKPHGVTLRHFPQSFEYSTLGGWIATRSGGHFASLYTHIDDFVESLRVVTPRGILETRRLPGSGAGPSPDRMFIGSEGTLGVISRAWMRLQPRPKFRAGASVRFHSFFGAARALRAIAQAGLYPSNCRILDAQEAFNTGAADGSVAIMVLGFESGDHSLDAWMARALECCADHGGTPEAAKAGDAHLEGAAGIWRNAFIRMPYAREFLTPAGLINDTFETAITWDRFESFHDKVKAATERAILEATGLKGEVTCRFTHVYPDGPAPYFSFHALGRHGALLEQWQAIKNAASDALIEAGGTITHHHAVGRDHRPWYDRQRPGLFAAALRAAKRELDPQGMLNPGVLIDP; from the coding sequence ATGAGCGGTGCAAGGCTAAAACATTACGGCTGGGGCCGCGAAGACGAAGGCATGACTGCCGAGGAGCGGGCTTTCGTGCTCGGCCGTTACCACGCGAAATTCGCGTGCGACGCGTTTGAGACAAAAGCCGTGCCCCGTCTTGAGGACCTAGCATTGCGGGCGCCACGCGTTGCGCTGACGACCTCACTTGCCGCTTTCTGTACGAGCGAACGCTACGACCGGGTCGCGCACACCTACGGCAAATCCTATCCAGACTACGTGCGAGCCATGCTCGGCGACTACGATAGCGCGCCGGACGTGATCGCATATCCACGCAACGAAGCAGAGATTTCCGCTGTGATGGACTGGGCCGGTGGCGTCAGCGCCTCGCTGACGCCGTTCGGGGGCGGGTCGAGCGTCTGCGGCGGCGTCGAGCCGCGAGTCGATGGACTTCGCTACAAGGCGGCCGTCACACTTGACCTACGCAATCTCGGTAAGGTTGTCGAGGTGGATCAGATATCGCGCGCCGCACTGATCGAAGGCGGTGCCTATGGTCCATCGTTGGAGAACCAGCTTAAGCCGCACGGCGTCACGTTGCGGCATTTTCCGCAGAGTTTCGAATATTCAACCCTTGGCGGCTGGATCGCGACGCGATCGGGCGGTCATTTCGCCAGTCTCTACACGCATATAGACGATTTCGTCGAAAGCCTGCGCGTCGTGACGCCGCGCGGCATACTGGAAACGCGTCGATTGCCAGGATCGGGTGCTGGACCGAGCCCCGACCGCATGTTCATAGGCTCGGAAGGCACCCTCGGCGTGATTTCGCGCGCCTGGATGCGATTGCAGCCACGTCCGAAGTTCCGTGCCGGCGCATCGGTTCGTTTCCACTCGTTCTTCGGTGCGGCACGCGCATTGCGTGCCATCGCACAGGCCGGCCTCTATCCATCGAACTGCCGCATCCTTGACGCGCAAGAGGCATTCAACACCGGTGCGGCCGACGGCAGTGTCGCGATCATGGTGCTCGGCTTTGAATCCGGCGACCATTCGCTGGATGCCTGGATGGCACGTGCGCTCGAATGCTGCGCCGACCATGGCGGGACGCCGGAGGCCGCAAAAGCCGGCGATGCACATCTCGAAGGCGCAGCAGGAATCTGGCGGAACGCATTTATTCGCATGCCATATGCGCGCGAGTTTTTGACACCGGCCGGTCTCATCAACGACACGTTTGAGACCGCTATCACCTGGGATCGGTTCGAAAGTTTCCACGACAAAGTGAAGGCGGCGACGGAGCGTGCGATCCTCGAAGCGACTGGCCTGAAAGGCGAGGTCACATGCCGCTTCACCCATGTCTATCCGGACGGGCCCGCGCCCTATTTTTCTTTCCACGCACTCGGCCGCCACGGTGCTCTTCTGGAGCAGTGGCAGGCCATCAAGAATGCTGCCAGCGACGCACTGATTGAGGCGGGTGGTACGATCACGCATCATCACGCTGTTGGCCGTGATCATCGGCCTTGGTACGATCGCCAGCGCCCGGGTCTTTTCGCGGCCGCGCTTCGGGCAGCAAAAAGAGAACTCGATCCACAAGGCATGCTCAACCCGGGAGTGCTCATCGATCCGTAA
- a CDS encoding zinc-finger domain-containing protein — MECYPTFHNEVGVPIVRIGCREFKCIGDKPPQDHPHIYLKMVDASEIVCPYCSTLFRFDPSLGAYEADPADCAYGNRD, encoded by the coding sequence ATGGAATGTTATCCGACGTTTCATAATGAAGTCGGGGTGCCGATCGTGCGCATTGGCTGCCGCGAGTTCAAGTGTATTGGGGATAAACCGCCGCAAGATCACCCACACATCTACCTCAAGATGGTCGATGCCAGTGAGATCGTCTGCCCCTATTGCTCTACACTATTCCGCTTCGATCCGAGCTTGGGCGCATACGAAGCTGATCCGGCAGATTGTGCTTACGGTAATAGGGACTGA
- the rpoH gene encoding RNA polymerase sigma factor RpoH produces MARNVALPILTAEPGLTHYLEEIRRFPMLERQEEYMLAKRWREHGDRNAAHKLVTSHLRLVTKIARDYRGYGLPISEAISEGNVGLMQAVERFEPEKGFRFATYAVWWIKAAIQECILRSWSLVKMGTTANQKKVFFNLRKAQSKISILGDGDMRLDQVKIIARRIGVTETDVIYMNRRLGGDASLNAAIREDGDSGEWQDWLVDESPDQETTLAASEEFDNRRKTLSDALTVLNKRERRIFETRRLAEEQITLAELAEEFGVSRERVRQIEVSAFEKVQNAMIQSVASMATPAPLQVR; encoded by the coding sequence ATGGCCCGCAATGTGGCTCTGCCGATCCTCACGGCCGAACCCGGCCTCACCCATTATCTTGAGGAAATCCGGCGGTTCCCGATGTTGGAGCGTCAGGAAGAATACATGCTCGCGAAGCGCTGGCGGGAGCACGGCGATCGCAACGCGGCGCACAAGCTGGTCACCAGCCATCTGCGGCTCGTGACCAAGATCGCCAGGGACTATCGCGGCTACGGCCTGCCTATCTCCGAGGCGATCTCCGAGGGCAATGTCGGCCTGATGCAAGCGGTCGAGCGCTTCGAGCCGGAGAAGGGCTTCCGGTTCGCCACCTACGCCGTGTGGTGGATCAAGGCGGCGATCCAGGAATGCATCCTGCGCTCGTGGTCGCTGGTGAAGATGGGCACCACGGCCAACCAGAAGAAGGTGTTCTTCAACCTCCGCAAGGCCCAGAGCAAAATCTCCATCCTCGGCGATGGCGATATGCGGCTGGACCAGGTGAAGATCATCGCCCGGCGGATCGGCGTCACCGAAACGGACGTGATTTACATGAACCGGCGGCTTGGCGGCGACGCCTCGCTCAACGCCGCGATCCGCGAGGACGGCGATTCCGGCGAGTGGCAGGACTGGCTGGTGGACGAATCCCCGGACCAGGAGACGACGCTCGCCGCGAGCGAGGAGTTCGATAACCGCCGCAAGACGCTGTCCGATGCGCTCACCGTGCTCAACAAGCGCGAGCGGCGCATCTTCGAGACGCGCCGGCTCGCCGAGGAACAGATCACCCTCGCGGAGCTGGCCGAGGAATTCGGCGTCTCGCGCGAGCGCGTGCGCCAGATCGAGGTGAGCGCCTTCGAGAAGGTGCAGAACGCAATGATTCAGAGCGTCGCGTCGATGGCGACCCCGGCGCCTCTGCAGGTGCGTTAG
- a CDS encoding SDR family oxidoreductase yields the protein MTIALVTGTSSGIGLATAVTLARGGHTVIATMRNLESAGELQKIVAAEKLPVSLAVLDVDDDASVESGLGKVLAEHGRLDVLVNNAGIGGGGSVEESSTARFREVMETNFFGALRCIKAVVPGMRERRHGCIVNVTSISGRLAMAPAAAYCASKFALEALSECLAQEMKAFNVRVAIIEPGVIATPIFSKAKPTPDNTPYPHARRQRALFAQSLTNPTSPYIVGEKIREIVDGDSWQLRYPVGPDAVPFLKWRASKTDEEVVNLGGASDEEFKLLAKQEFGLDVNL from the coding sequence ATGACCATTGCATTGGTTACCGGAACGAGCAGCGGAATTGGATTGGCGACCGCGGTGACGCTCGCGCGGGGCGGCCATACTGTCATTGCGACGATGCGAAACCTGGAGAGTGCAGGAGAGCTTCAGAAGATTGTCGCGGCCGAGAAACTTCCGGTTAGCCTGGCGGTGCTCGACGTGGATGATGACGCTTCGGTCGAAAGTGGGTTGGGCAAGGTCCTCGCGGAGCACGGTCGCCTCGACGTCCTGGTGAATAACGCAGGGATTGGTGGCGGCGGATCGGTGGAGGAGAGCTCCACTGCACGGTTTCGTGAAGTCATGGAGACCAATTTTTTCGGCGCGCTGCGTTGCATCAAGGCCGTCGTCCCCGGGATGCGTGAACGGCGGCATGGTTGCATCGTCAATGTCACCTCGATCTCTGGACGACTGGCCATGGCGCCGGCAGCAGCTTACTGCGCGTCCAAGTTTGCGCTGGAGGCACTGAGCGAGTGCCTCGCGCAGGAAATGAAGGCTTTCAACGTGCGGGTTGCCATCATTGAACCCGGCGTCATCGCCACGCCGATATTCTCCAAGGCAAAGCCGACACCCGACAATACTCCTTACCCACATGCCCGGCGCCAAAGGGCTTTGTTTGCCCAGTCGCTGACCAACCCAACATCGCCCTACATTGTCGGAGAAAAAATCCGCGAGATTGTCGACGGCGACAGCTGGCAGCTCCGTTATCCCGTCGGTCCGGACGCGGTACCGTTTCTCAAATGGCGGGCGAGCAAGACCGACGAAGAAGTGGTCAACCTTGGCGGAGCGAGCGACGAGGAATTCAAACTCCTAGCCAAGCAAGAGTTCGGCCTCGACGTAAACCTTTGA
- the fdxA gene encoding ferredoxin FdxA, producing MTFVVNESCIRCKIMDCVDVCPVDCFYEGENMLVIHPDECIDCGVCVPECPVDAIQPDTEPGLEKWLSLNAEYAKIWPNITVKKAPPPDSKEWEGKPDKLPYFSPNPGAGD from the coding sequence TTGACCTTCGTCGTCAACGAGAGCTGTATTCGCTGCAAAATCATGGACTGCGTCGACGTGTGCCCCGTAGACTGCTTCTACGAGGGCGAGAACATGCTCGTCATCCACCCGGACGAATGCATCGATTGCGGGGTCTGCGTGCCGGAATGCCCGGTCGACGCGATCCAGCCTGACACCGAGCCGGGGCTTGAGAAATGGCTGTCGCTGAATGCGGAATACGCGAAAATCTGGCCAAATATTACGGTCAAAAAAGCGCCCCCGCCCGACTCTAAGGAGTGGGAGGGGAAGCCGGACAAACTTCCATACTTCTCGCCAAATCCCGGCGCGGGTGATTGA
- a CDS encoding DUF1488 family protein: MVVAGGDYVHFVVKYGGKIEKCRVTETALLNRERMSRKDAGYAQLIAIFVRHRAEIEHLALAKLQREGHSDRGVVVTTEDLNP, translated from the coding sequence ATGGTTGTTGCTGGCGGCGATTACGTCCATTTCGTTGTGAAGTACGGCGGCAAAATCGAAAAGTGCCGGGTAACGGAGACTGCCCTTCTGAACAGAGAGCGTATGAGCAGAAAGGACGCAGGCTATGCACAGCTCATCGCTATCTTTGTAAGGCACCGAGCCGAGATCGAACATCTCGCTCTCGCGAAGCTGCAGCGGGAGGGGCACTCTGACCGCGGTGTTGTAGTGACCACTGAGGATCTGAACCCTTGA
- a CDS encoding MarR family transcriptional regulator, with amino-acid sequence MSARETAELLLQVGRLVQAEGYDGELSPAQWMALRFFARANPFSRTPSALAEFQATTRGTATQAIKALEAGGYLVRQPFKTDGRSVSLRLTSKGKKANARDPFEVLVRAVDSLDATERTAMRRALHQVLSTLATSGAHRRFGVCQDCTYFGREMCGNLPSTDPSAAECLLLGVPIQPEDVGLLCVHFQPMNEHREDRPTP; translated from the coding sequence ATGTCAGCGCGCGAAACGGCAGAGCTCCTGCTGCAAGTGGGACGGCTCGTACAAGCTGAGGGCTATGACGGCGAACTCAGTCCGGCCCAATGGATGGCGCTCCGCTTCTTCGCCCGTGCCAACCCGTTCTCGCGGACCCCGTCGGCACTCGCGGAATTTCAAGCGACAACCCGCGGCACCGCAACACAAGCCATTAAGGCGCTTGAAGCGGGTGGGTACTTGGTCCGACAGCCATTCAAGACGGACGGGCGAAGCGTAAGTCTGCGACTGACGAGCAAGGGCAAAAAAGCGAATGCACGCGATCCGTTCGAGGTTCTGGTGCGCGCCGTGGATTCGCTCGACGCGACAGAGCGAACTGCGATGCGTCGCGCCCTGCACCAAGTGCTGTCCACTCTAGCTACGAGTGGTGCGCATCGGCGCTTCGGTGTTTGCCAGGACTGCACGTACTTCGGCAGAGAGATGTGCGGCAACCTGCCGAGCACGGACCCCTCGGCCGCTGAATGCCTGCTCCTCGGTGTTCCGATTCAGCCAGAGGACGTAGGTCTTCTGTGCGTCCATTTTCAACCAATGAACGAGCACCGCGAGGACAGGCCGACACCATGA
- a CDS encoding saccharopine dehydrogenase NADP-binding domain-containing protein: protein MKRDFDIIVYGATGYTGRLIAEYLATSYRGDEAPSWAIAGRSTDKLQKVRADIGAPGDLPLVKADAAEPASLRSMCDRAAVIITTVGPYQLHGPELVAACAATGTGYVDLCGEPAWMRRMIDAHHEEAKRTGARIVFSCGFDSIPFDLGVLTLQEKAREKFGRPARRVKARLRKVKGGMSGGTAASAQATLAATARDPALIRLLTDPFALTPGFTGPSQPSGLIPEYDPHMNALLVPFPMAPVNTKNMHRTNFLLGHPYGKDFVYDEMMVAPGVGELARVTTETFATMVSLVASGGLKPGAGPTREEREKGFYDILFLGELPDGGRVEAVVTGDRDPGYGSTSKMIAESALCLVRDVQGEGGIWTPGALMGPALRKRLKERAGLTFSAR, encoded by the coding sequence GTGAAGCGGGACTTCGACATCATCGTCTATGGCGCGACGGGTTACACCGGCCGTCTCATCGCCGAATATCTGGCAACGTCCTATCGCGGCGACGAAGCTCCGTCCTGGGCGATCGCGGGACGCTCGACCGACAAGCTCCAGAAGGTGCGCGCCGACATCGGCGCACCGGGCGATTTGCCTTTGGTGAAGGCGGATGCCGCCGAGCCGGCCAGCCTGCGTTCGATGTGCGACCGTGCGGCCGTGATTATCACGACAGTCGGGCCTTATCAGCTCCACGGTCCCGAGCTTGTGGCGGCCTGCGCGGCCACGGGCACTGGCTATGTCGATCTGTGCGGCGAACCGGCCTGGATGCGGCGCATGATCGACGCCCATCACGAAGAGGCGAAACGGACCGGCGCGCGCATCGTCTTCTCCTGCGGCTTCGATTCCATTCCGTTCGATCTCGGCGTGCTCACGTTGCAGGAGAAGGCGCGCGAGAAATTCGGACGCCCGGCGCGGCGGGTCAAGGCTCGCCTGCGCAAGGTGAAAGGCGGCATGTCTGGAGGCACCGCAGCGAGCGCCCAGGCGACATTGGCCGCCACCGCGCGCGACCCGGCCCTGATCCGGTTGCTGACCGATCCCTTCGCGTTGACGCCGGGGTTCACCGGGCCGTCTCAGCCGTCGGGCCTTATCCCTGAATACGACCCGCACATGAACGCGTTGCTCGTGCCGTTCCCCATGGCGCCGGTCAACACCAAGAACATGCACCGCACGAATTTCCTGTTGGGTCATCCCTATGGCAAGGACTTCGTTTACGACGAGATGATGGTCGCGCCGGGCGTTGGGGAACTCGCTCGCGTGACGACGGAGACGTTCGCCACGATGGTTTCCCTGGTCGCGTCCGGCGGTCTCAAACCCGGCGCAGGCCCGACCCGGGAAGAGCGCGAAAAGGGCTTCTACGACATCCTCTTCCTGGGTGAGCTGCCGGATGGCGGACGGGTCGAGGCGGTAGTCACGGGCGACCGCGATCCGGGCTACGGCTCGACCAGCAAGATGATCGCCGAGAGCGCTCTCTGCCTCGTGCGCGACGTGCAGGGCGAGGGCGGCATCTGGACGCCGGGCGCACTGATGGGTCCGGCGTTGCGCAAGCGTCTGAAGGAGCGCGCCGGCCTCACCTTCAGCGCGCGTTGA